In Canis aureus isolate CA01 chromosome 12, VMU_Caureus_v.1.0, whole genome shotgun sequence, a genomic segment contains:
- the LOC144324597 gene encoding late cornified envelope protein 3A-like encodes MSCQQSQQQCQPSAPEEPSTVLPSSYTSGCTGRWASGSGGGCGHRSSGSCCLSHHRSHQCGHYSSDSCDSGSGWQSGSSRCGLGSVGCC; translated from the coding sequence ATGTCCTGCCAGCAGAGCCAGCAGCAGTGCCAGCCAAGTGCTCCTGAGGAGCCCAGCACAGTGCTCCCCTCCAGCTATACTTCAGGCTGTACTGGCAGATGGGCTTCAGGCTCTGGAGGTGGCTGTGGCCACAGATCCAGTGGCAGCTGCTGCCTGAGCCACCACAGGTCCCACCAGTGTGGGCACTACAGCTCTGACTCCTGTGACAGTGGCAGTGGGTGGCAGTCTGGGAGTTCTAGGTGTGGCCTCGGCTCTGTGGGCTGCTGCTGA